One Streptococcus sp. DTU_2020_1001019_1_SI_AUS_MUR_006 DNA window includes the following coding sequences:
- a CDS encoding ABC transporter ATP-binding protein, with protein MKRLLSYNNKVLFLKSFILNTLVTILTVAIPYISKLFIDHILSQKVHAMIVYGVLYVGISLFIQVLYYFCDVIQGESESHVWQNICQKTAENIQLYDMVETELSEATITQELGQTYELLKRFFNEYPVALLLYLIRALVIIGILWSISPTIAVMIGILIPVFIFISQKYSVRLSRLGSDTVNCMKDIRDYLVDSYKLMPSKRFSAHSSLIDFSPLVKKYISCKNKEVRMTSLFENFLSYAFLNFMIMMTTIISGYQTYKGWITIGDLMAIQLYISQFWTPIEYFLDVYKEYSGSKQIIENFINFLEPVQISYESTTILEIVLEKYVSLGRDGEELHEPLTTRLEKGHIYRIVGENGVGKTRLILAIVGYSMNYHGEIYLPNYRKNSNFSYCPAEPVASRFYKNELSQGASMGQLKLLQLQEAVAVDKDVYIFDEPSNFLDSQNKKKVVQILSDLLSKEKLVILISHDDDLVDFPTEVITLQSCDSE; from the coding sequence ATGAAAAGATTGTTATCCTATAACAATAAAGTGCTATTTCTAAAAAGCTTTATTTTGAATACCCTTGTTACTATACTAACCGTAGCTATTCCTTATATTAGTAAGTTATTTATTGACCATATTCTATCTCAGAAAGTTCATGCTATGATTGTTTACGGGGTGCTTTATGTAGGAATTTCTCTGTTTATTCAAGTTTTATATTATTTTTGTGATGTGATTCAAGGAGAATCAGAATCGCATGTTTGGCAGAATATTTGCCAAAAAACTGCTGAAAATATCCAGCTCTATGATATGGTAGAGACAGAATTGTCTGAAGCTACCATTACACAAGAATTAGGGCAGACTTATGAGCTGTTAAAACGATTTTTTAACGAATATCCTGTTGCTCTTCTCCTGTACTTGATACGAGCGCTTGTTATTATAGGGATTTTATGGAGTATTTCTCCTACTATTGCTGTGATGATAGGTATTTTGATACCTGTATTTATATTTATTTCACAGAAATATAGTGTACGACTATCTAGGCTTGGATCTGATACAGTGAATTGTATGAAGGATATACGCGATTATCTAGTGGATAGTTATAAACTCATGCCTAGTAAGCGATTTTCAGCTCATTCTAGCTTGATTGATTTCTCTCCCTTGGTGAAAAAATATATTTCATGTAAAAATAAGGAAGTGAGAATGACTTCTTTATTTGAAAATTTTCTTTCCTATGCATTTTTGAATTTTATGATTATGATGACGACGATTATATCAGGTTATCAAACTTATAAAGGTTGGATTACGATTGGTGATCTAATGGCTATCCAACTATATATTTCACAATTTTGGACACCTATTGAATACTTCCTTGATGTTTATAAGGAGTACTCAGGAAGTAAGCAAATTATCGAAAATTTTATCAATTTTTTAGAACCTGTTCAGATTTCGTATGAGTCTACTACAATTTTAGAGATAGTCTTAGAAAAGTATGTTAGCCTGGGGAGGGATGGCGAAGAACTGCATGAGCCATTAACAACTCGTTTAGAAAAAGGGCATATTTATCGTATTGTTGGAGAAAATGGTGTGGGGAAGACGCGATTGATTTTAGCGATAGTAGGCTACAGCATGAATTATCATGGTGAGATTTACTTACCTAATTATAGAAAGAATTCGAATTTTTCGTACTGCCCTGCAGAACCTGTTGCGAGTCGATTTTATAAAAATGAATTGAGTCAAGGTGCATCTATGGGACAACTAAAATTGTTGCAGTTGCAAGAAGCAGTAGCGGTGGATAAAGATGTTTATATTTTTGATGAGCCAAGTAATTTTTTAGATTCACAAAACAAGAAAAAAGTAGTGCAAATCCTGTCCGACTTGTTATCAAAAGAAAAGTTAGTGATTTTGATTAGTCATGATGATGATTTAGTTGATTTTCCAACAGAAGTTATTACTCTTCAATCATGTGATAGTGAGTAA
- a CDS encoding SIALI-17 repeat-containing surface protein, translating into MDKRYWEKSCKYSIRKLSVGAASVLLGAVFLAAQGVAADGVEITESEATITETSAKPNTKVEEVLASNTETQPIAESAEKQTNPEAELPQTSSQSETSATTAPADNKESEKPELPVNKQEHYELHYNQPTAPSYDGWEKQALPVGNGEMGAKVFGLIGEERIQYNEKTLWSGGPQPDSQDYNGGNYKDRYKVLAEIRKALEDGDRQKAKQLAERNLVGPNNAQYGRYLAFGDIFMVFNNQKKGLENVTDYHRGLDISEAITTTSYTQDGTSFKRETFSSYPDDVTVTHLTKKGDKTLDFTLWNSLTEDLIANGDYSWENSKYKQGTVSVDSNGILLKGTVKDNGLKFASYLGIKTDGQVTAQDGYLTVTGASYATLLLSAKTNFAQNPKTNYCKDIDVEKTVKSIVEAAKAKDYETLKNDHIKDYQSLFNRVQLNLGGNKSSQTTKEALHTYNPEKGQKLEELFFQYGRYLLISSSRDRTDALPANLQGVWNAVDNPPWNSDYHLNVNLQMNYWPAYMSNLAETAKPMINYIDDMRYYGRIAAKEYAGIESKEGQENGWLVHTQATPFGWTTPGWNYYWGWSPAANAWMMQNVYDYYKFTKDETYLKEKIYPMLKETAKFWNSFLHYDKASDRWVSSPSYSPEHGTITIGNTFDQSLVWQLFHDYMEAANHLKVDQDLVTEVKAKFDKLKPLHINQDGRIKEWYEEDSPQFTNEGIENHHRHVSHLVGLFPGTLFGKDQPEYLEAARATLNHRGDGGTGWSKANKINLWARLLDGNRAHRLLAEQLRSSTLENLWDTHAPFQIDGNFGATSGMAEMLLQSHTGYIAPLPALPDAWKDGQVSGLVARGNFEVSMKWKEKNLETLSFLSNVGGDLVVDYPNIESSIIKINGKEVQASRLKDNRIQLATQKGDVITFENFPGRVTRLSALRKDSVTAELDFNTVEGATHYVIRRESKDENSQTPSVREFITNQTHFVDRSIDSSHAYTYSVKAMLGDRTTPVSDPASIDAFSELMDDRDKRIQYGSAYGNWADSELFGGTEKYADISNGNYSDKDATATIPFNGPGIEIYGLKSSQLGLADVKIDGKSVGELDFYTGGATEKGVLIGRYTNLSSGSHLMTITVKREHKGRTNERAKISLDYFKVFPGQGETVEKIDDRDPRIQYGSMFKDWSDAELYASTEKYADINADASLASEATATIPFSGTGIRIYGLKTASLGKALVTLDGKEMPALDFYTPGATEKGALIGEFTNLADGDHVLTLKVDPNSPQGRKKVSLDSFDILKAPSVSLDSPSLDPIKSKDKTVTLTLPTGNWDGVAVTFPGIKDPLLLRKVDDDHLVTSGEQTVLTIKDNKVQLDIPETTDRKAGNPIEAYAIQGKTISSSVVTVFPKDETAPVEEKILTSKGDEPAPVVTIPEYTDPIGTAGDQEAPTVERSEYTEPIGTVGDQEAPSLVIPEYTEPIGTAGDQEAPSVVIPEYTEPIGTAGDQEAPSVVIPEYTGPVGTVGDQKAPTVERPEYTGPIGTVGDQEAPSVVIPEYTNPIDTVGDQEAPSVVIPEYTNPIGTVGDQEAPSVIIPEYTEPIGTVGDQKAPSVEIPEYTEPIGTSGDQEAPSVVIPEYTEPIGTAGDQEAPSITLPEFKLKVMKDKTTRAQVISGTTELEGASYLDSQKVENKELLGKIYDAYALQLKDKDGKLVQPKGAVLVRLPVSGAVQELYQLTPTKDFKSQEFTIRDGYLEFITLDLNTYAIVYKTESATVKPVPAQTEETKVETTRPLAQRNDSNDKASTNEKQLPATGEQTSPLLFMASLSLALSATFLLKGKKD; encoded by the coding sequence GTGGATAAGAGATATTGGGAAAAATCCTGTAAGTATAGCATCCGCAAGCTAAGTGTCGGAGCTGCCTCTGTTTTACTTGGAGCTGTGTTTTTAGCAGCACAAGGTGTGGCTGCTGATGGTGTCGAGATTACGGAAAGTGAGGCAACAATTACTGAAACCTCTGCTAAACCGAATACGAAGGTAGAGGAAGTTCTTGCTTCTAACACAGAGACTCAACCTATAGCTGAATCAGCTGAAAAGCAAACAAACCCTGAGGCAGAACTACCTCAAACTAGTAGTCAGTCAGAGACAAGTGCTACTACCGCCCCTGCTGACAATAAGGAGAGCGAGAAACCAGAACTTCCTGTGAACAAGCAAGAACATTACGAATTACATTACAACCAACCAACTGCTCCTTCCTATGATGGATGGGAAAAACAAGCCCTCCCAGTCGGAAATGGGGAAATGGGTGCCAAGGTTTTCGGACTCATCGGTGAAGAAAGAATCCAGTACAACGAAAAAACACTTTGGTCTGGAGGCCCACAGCCAGATAGTCAAGATTACAACGGAGGAAACTACAAGGACCGCTACAAAGTCTTAGCCGAAATCCGTAAGGCCTTAGAAGACGGCGACCGTCAAAAAGCCAAACAACTAGCAGAGAGAAATTTGGTTGGGCCAAACAATGCCCAATACGGTCGCTACCTAGCCTTCGGTGATATCTTCATGGTCTTTAATAACCAAAAGAAGGGCTTGGAAAATGTTACTGACTATCATCGTGGCTTAGATATTTCTGAAGCTATCACAACTACCTCCTATACTCAAGACGGGACAAGTTTCAAACGAGAAACCTTCTCTAGTTACCCAGATGACGTCACTGTTACCCATTTGACTAAAAAGGGAGATAAGACGCTTGATTTTACACTTTGGAATAGCTTGACTGAAGATTTGATTGCTAATGGAGATTATTCTTGGGAGAATTCTAAATACAAACAAGGGACTGTTAGCGTTGATTCTAATGGTATTTTACTCAAGGGAACTGTCAAAGACAATGGTCTGAAATTTGCTTCCTATCTTGGTATCAAGACGGATGGACAAGTCACTGCTCAAGATGGTTATTTGACAGTTACAGGAGCAAGTTATGCAACACTGCTACTCAGCGCCAAGACTAATTTTGCTCAAAATCCGAAAACCAACTACTGCAAGGATATTGATGTAGAAAAAACTGTCAAATCTATCGTAGAAGCTGCCAAAGCCAAAGACTACGAGACTCTGAAAAATGACCACATCAAGGATTACCAGAGTCTTTTCAATCGTGTTCAACTAAATCTTGGTGGCAACAAGTCTAGCCAAACTACAAAAGAAGCTCTACATACCTATAATCCCGAAAAAGGGCAAAAACTAGAAGAGCTCTTCTTCCAATACGGACGTTATCTACTCATCAGTTCTTCTCGTGACCGGACAGATGCACTTCCAGCAAACTTGCAAGGGGTCTGGAATGCTGTAGATAATCCACCTTGGAACTCAGACTACCACCTCAATGTCAATCTACAAATGAACTATTGGCCTGCCTACATGAGTAATCTCGCAGAAACAGCTAAGCCAATGATCAATTATATCGATGACATGCGTTACTATGGCCGTATCGCTGCTAAAGAATATGCAGGTATCGAATCCAAAGAAGGTCAAGAAAATGGATGGCTGGTTCATACTCAGGCGACACCATTTGGCTGGACTACTCCTGGTTGGAACTACTATTGGGGTTGGTCTCCAGCTGCCAATGCTTGGATGATGCAAAACGTCTATGACTACTATAAATTCACAAAGGATGAAACTTATCTTAAAGAAAAGATTTATCCAATGCTCAAGGAAACAGCCAAGTTCTGGAATTCCTTCTTGCACTACGACAAGGCTAGTGACCGTTGGGTTTCTTCTCCATCTTACTCGCCAGAACATGGAACTATCACGATTGGGAATACCTTTGACCAATCTCTAGTTTGGCAGCTCTTCCACGACTATATGGAAGCAGCCAATCATCTGAAGGTCGACCAAGATTTGGTGACAGAAGTGAAGGCTAAATTTGATAAGCTCAAACCACTTCACATCAACCAAGACGGCCGTATCAAGGAATGGTACGAAGAAGACAGCCCACAATTCACTAACGAAGGCATTGAAAACCATCACCGCCACGTTTCCCATCTAGTTGGTCTCTTCCCAGGTACTCTATTTGGCAAGGACCAGCCTGAATATCTAGAAGCAGCACGCGCAACCCTAAACCACCGTGGAGATGGTGGAACTGGTTGGTCTAAGGCCAATAAGATCAACCTCTGGGCCCGTCTCTTAGATGGAAATCGTGCCCACCGTTTGTTGGCAGAACAGCTTAGATCTTCAACCCTAGAAAACCTCTGGGATACCCACGCGCCTTTCCAAATCGATGGTAACTTTGGCGCAACCAGCGGTATGGCAGAAATGCTCCTTCAGTCTCACACAGGCTACATTGCCCCATTACCAGCCCTTCCAGATGCTTGGAAAGACGGTCAAGTCTCAGGCTTAGTCGCTCGTGGCAATTTTGAAGTCAGCATGAAATGGAAAGAGAAAAATCTTGAAACGCTATCTTTCCTTTCTAATGTTGGTGGAGACTTAGTCGTAGACTATCCAAATATCGAATCTAGTATCATCAAGATTAATGGCAAGGAAGTTCAAGCTAGTCGCCTCAAAGATAACCGTATCCAACTTGCGACTCAAAAAGGTGATGTCATTACCTTTGAAAACTTCCCTGGACGAGTGACTCGCTTATCAGCCCTTCGAAAAGATTCCGTCACAGCTGAACTCGACTTTAATACAGTTGAGGGGGCAACTCATTATGTCATCCGACGAGAAAGCAAGGATGAAAACAGCCAAACTCCTAGCGTTCGTGAGTTTATCACCAACCAAACTCACTTTGTCGATCGCTCGATTGATTCTAGTCATGCCTATACTTATAGCGTTAAGGCTATGCTAGGGGACCGTACAACACCAGTTTCAGATCCTGCTTCTATCGATGCCTTCAGTGAGTTGATGGATGACCGTGACAAACGCATCCAGTACGGCTCTGCTTATGGAAACTGGGCTGACTCAGAACTCTTTGGTGGAACAGAGAAATACGCCGATATCTCAAATGGAAATTACTCCGATAAGGATGCGACTGCAACCATTCCATTCAATGGACCTGGTATTGAAATTTACGGACTCAAGTCATCTCAATTGGGACTTGCCGATGTTAAAATTGATGGCAAATCTGTTGGAGAACTTGACTTCTATACAGGAGGAGCAACTGAAAAAGGTGTACTAATAGGTCGTTACACAAATCTTTCTTCAGGTTCTCACCTCATGACCATCACTGTTAAACGCGAGCACAAAGGACGTACAAACGAGCGTGCAAAAATTTCTCTCGACTACTTCAAGGTTTTTCCAGGACAAGGAGAAACCGTTGAAAAAATAGACGACCGTGACCCTCGTATCCAGTATGGTTCCATGTTTAAGGATTGGAGCGATGCAGAACTATATGCTTCTACAGAAAAATACGCTGACATCAACGCTGATGCTAGTCTCGCTTCTGAAGCCACTGCAACCATTCCATTCTCTGGAACAGGTATCCGAATCTATGGATTAAAAACGGCATCACTAGGCAAGGCACTTGTCACACTGGATGGAAAAGAGATGCCAGCTCTTGACTTCTACACTCCAGGAGCGACTGAAAAAGGTGCATTAATTGGCGAATTCACCAATCTAGCAGATGGCGATCACGTTCTTACTTTGAAAGTAGATCCGAATTCTCCACAAGGACGAAAGAAAGTTTCTCTCGATTCCTTTGATATCCTAAAGGCACCATCTGTGTCTCTCGATAGTCCAAGCCTTGACCCTATTAAGTCCAAAGATAAGACTGTTACCTTAACTCTACCAACTGGCAATTGGGATGGAGTCGCTGTGACCTTCCCTGGTATCAAGGATCCTCTTCTACTCAGAAAAGTCGATGATGACCATCTTGTCACATCAGGTGAACAAACTGTTCTAACCATTAAGGATAACAAGGTCCAACTAGACATTCCTGAAACTACAGATCGTAAAGCTGGTAATCCGATAGAAGCTTATGCTATCCAAGGAAAAACAATCAGCAGCTCTGTTGTAACAGTATTTCCTAAGGACGAAACTGCTCCAGTTGAAGAAAAAATCCTTACAAGTAAAGGGGATGAGCCTGCTCCAGTTGTAACCATTCCTGAGTACACAGATCCTATTGGTACAGCTGGAGATCAGGAGGCACCTACTGTGGAAAGATCTGAATACACTGAACCTATCGGTACAGTAGGAGACCAAGAAGCGCCTTCCCTAGTAATCCCTGAATACACTGAGCCTATTGGAACTGCAGGAGACCAAGAAGCGCCTTCTGTAGTAATTCCTGAATACACTGAACCTATCGGGACTGCGGGTGACCAAGAAGCGCCTTCTGTAGTAATTCCTGAATACACTGGTCCTGTCGGAACAGTTGGGGACCAGAAAGCACCTACCGTGGAAAGACCTGAATACACTGGTCCTATCGGAACTGTTGGGGATCAGGAGGCGCCTTCCGTTGTAATTCCTGAATATACTAATCCTATCGACACAGTGGGAGACCAAGAAGCGCCTTCCGTTGTAATTCCTGAATATACTAATCCTATCGGCACAGTGGGAGACCAAGAAGCGCCTTCCGTGATAATCCCTGAATATACTGAACCTATCGGCACAGTGGGAGATCAAAAAGCGCCTTCTGTGGAAATACCTGAGTACACTGAGCCTATCGGCACATCGGGAGATCAAGAAGCGCCTTCTGTGGTTATCCCTGAATACACTGAGCCTATCGGGACTGCAGGAGACCAAGAAGCACCAAGCATCACACTTCCTGAGTTTAAACTCAAAGTAATGAAAGATAAGACCACAAGAGCTCAAGTTATTAGTGGAACAACTGAACTCGAAGGAGCAAGTTATCTTGACAGTCAAAAAGTCGAAAACAAAGAACTCTTAGGCAAAATATACGATGCTTATGCTCTTCAACTCAAGGATAAAGATGGCAAACTAGTTCAACCAAAAGGTGCTGTACTCGTTCGTTTACCAGTTTCAGGTGCTGTCCAAGAACTCTATCAGTTGACTCCGACAAAAGACTTCAAATCACAAGAGTTCACCATCCGAGATGGGTATCTTGAGTTTATCACTCTTGACCTGAACACCTATGCTATTGTTTACAAGACAGAGAGCGCAACTGTTAAACCAGTGCCAGCCCAGACAGAAGAAACAAAGGTAGAAACTACAAGACCATTGGCTCAAAGAAATGATTCCAATGACAAAGCCTCTACGAATGAAAAACAACTTCCAGCTACTGGTGAACAGACTAGTCCTCTCCTCTTTATGGCGAGTCTCAGCCTAGCCCTCTCAGCTACCTTCTTACTAAAAGGTAAGAAAGATTAA
- the treR gene encoding trehalose operon repressor: protein MKKYQQLYKQIEKAIHEETYAVGDFLPSEHELMDQYQVSRDTVRKALALLQEEGLIKKIRGQGSQVIKEETVNFPVSNLTSYQELVQELGLRSKTNVVSLDKIIIDKKTSLLTGFPEFRMVWKVVRQRVVDDLVSVLDIDYLDMELIPKLTREIAEQSIYSYIENDLKLIIDYAQKEITIDHSNDRDKILMDIGKDPYVVSIKSKVYLQDGRQFQFTESRHKLEKFRFVDFAKRK from the coding sequence GTGAAAAAATATCAACAATTATACAAACAAATAGAAAAAGCAATTCATGAAGAAACCTATGCTGTTGGAGATTTTCTCCCTAGTGAACACGAACTCATGGACCAGTATCAGGTGAGTCGTGACACTGTTCGAAAAGCCTTAGCTCTCCTCCAAGAAGAGGGATTGATTAAAAAAATCAGAGGGCAGGGTTCTCAGGTTATTAAAGAAGAAACTGTGAATTTCCCAGTGTCTAACCTAACTAGCTACCAAGAATTGGTCCAAGAGTTAGGACTTCGCTCAAAAACGAATGTCGTGAGTCTAGATAAAATTATCATCGATAAAAAAACTTCCCTGTTAACTGGCTTCCCAGAATTTCGGATGGTTTGGAAGGTCGTTCGCCAACGAGTTGTAGATGATCTGGTATCCGTACTGGATATTGATTATCTAGATATGGAACTCATCCCTAAACTAACCAGAGAAATTGCTGAACAATCTATCTACTCCTATATCGAAAATGATTTGAAATTAATCATCGACTATGCTCAAAAGGAAATCACCATTGACCATAGTAACGATAGAGATAAGATTCTCATGGATATTGGTAAAGATCCTTATGTTGTTTCCATTAAGTCAAAAGTCTATCTCCAAGACGGACGCCAATTTCAGTTCACCGAAAGCCGGCACAAACTTGAAAAGTTTCGATTTGTAGATTTTGCTAAAAGAAAATAA